Within the Enterobacter pseudoroggenkampii genome, the region ATTTCGTTCCGCAAAACACAACATCCGCGCCGGCCATTCCGGCCGCTGCGTTGCAACAGCTGGTCTGGACGCCTGTCGATCAATCTAAAGCCCAAACGACCCAGCTCTCGACGGGGGGGCAACCACTTAATGTTCCGGGCATCAGTGGTCCGGTGGTTGCATACAGTGTGCCTGCAAACATTGGCGAACTGACGTTGACGCTCACAAGTGAAGTTAACAAGCAGACCAGCGTTTTTGCACCGAACGTGCTCATTCTTGACCAGAACATGACGCCTTCTGCGTTCTTCCCTAGCGAATACTTTACCTATCAGGAGCCTGGTGTCATGAGCGCAGACCGCCTCGAAGGGGTAATGCGACTGACGCCTGCGCTGGGTCAGCAGAAAATTTATGTACTCGTCTTCACCACGGAAAAAGATTTGCAGCAAACCACTACGCTGCTTGATCCCGCTAAGGCCTATGCCAAAGGCGTAGGTAACGCCGTGCCGGATATCCCGGACCCAATCGCCCGCCACACCACTGACGGTCTTGTGAAGCTGAAAGTGTCTACCAATAGTGCGTCCAGCGTCCTGGTCGGCCCGCTGTTTGGCTCCTCCGGTACCGGCCCTGTCACCGTAGGCAACACCGCTGCGCCTGCCTATACCGCGCCAGCTGCCACGGCAGCCGCACCGGTAGCGACCGCAGCACCGGCCCCGGCGAAGAAAGCGGAGCCGGTACTGAACGACACCGAAGAATACTTCAACAACGCCATTAAGCAGGCGGTGAAGCGCGGCGATGTCGATAAAGCGCTGAAACTGCTTGATGAAGCCGAACGTTTAGGTTCAACCACTGCCCGTTCCACCTTTATCAGCAGTGTAAAAGGCAAGGGGTAACCGTTTCCCCGCAGTGCTGATTTGTTAGTCGTTTGGTGCGCCTGAGTGGGCGCACTTTTTTTCGTCTCCGCCAGGCTGTTGCACTCTTGTTGCGATCGTGATCGTTAAATAACGTTTGGCCCCCCTCAATCCGTGTTTCTGCGATACAATGCCATTACGTTATGTATCGGAGAGTCTGGCATGTCACACCCTGCGCTAACGCAACTGCGTGCGCTGCGCTATTTCGACCAAATACCTGCGCTTGAACCGCAGCAACTGGACTGGTTGCTGCTGGAAGATTCCATGACGAAACGTTTTGAGCAGCAGGGTAAAACGGTTACGGTGACCCTGATTCAGGAAGGGTTTGTCTCTGGCGATGAGATTGCCAGCGAGCTGCCGCTGCTGCCGCAAGAGCCACGTTACTGGCTGCGTGAAATTTTACTTTGTGCTGACGGTGAGCCGTGGCTTGCCGGGCGAACGGTAGTGCCCGAGTCCACCCTTTCCGGGCCCGAGCTGGCGCTGCAACGTCTGGGGAAAACGCCGCTGGGGCGTTACCTTTTCACCTCGTCTGAGCTTACCCGGGATTTTATTGAGATTGGTCGTGATGCCGAACTCTGGGGGCGTCGTTCCCGCCTTCGCCTGAGCGGTAAACCGTTAATTCTGACGGAGCTTTTTTTACCGGCATCACCGTTGTACTAAGAGGAAGAAAAAATGGAGTGGAGCCTGACGCAGAATAAGCTGCTGGCGTATCACCGCTTAATGCGTACCGATAAACCCATTGGCGCGTTACTGTTGCTGTGGCCGACCCTCTGGGCGCTATGGCTCGCCACGCCGGGCGTGCCGCCGCTGTGGATCCTTGGCGTATTCGTTGCCGGCGTCTGGCTGATGCGTGCGGCGGGCTGCGTGGTGAATGACTATGCCGATCGTAAATTCGATGGTCATGTTAAGCGTACTGCCGGTCGTCCGTTACCCAGCGGGCAGGTGACCGGGAAAGAAGCCCGCGTGCTGTTTATTGTTCTGGTGCTGCTCTCTTTCCTGCTGGTGTTAACCCTCAACACCATGACCATTCTGCTTTCCGTTGCGGCGCTGGCCCTGGCCTGGGTGTATCCGTTTATGAAGCGCTACACCCATCTGCCGCAGGTGGTGCTGGGGGCGGCGTTTGGCTGGTCGATTC harbors:
- the malM gene encoding maltose operon protein MalM, which encodes MKMNKTLLALCLSAGLLASAPAVTLANVNFVPQNTTSAPAIPAAALQQLVWTPVDQSKAQTTQLSTGGQPLNVPGISGPVVAYSVPANIGELTLTLTSEVNKQTSVFAPNVLILDQNMTPSAFFPSEYFTYQEPGVMSADRLEGVMRLTPALGQQKIYVLVFTTEKDLQQTTTLLDPAKAYAKGVGNAVPDIPDPIARHTTDGLVKLKVSTNSASSVLVGPLFGSSGTGPVTVGNTAAPAYTAPAATAAAPVATAAPAPAKKAEPVLNDTEEYFNNAIKQAVKRGDVDKALKLLDEAERLGSTTARSTFISSVKGKG
- the ubiC gene encoding chorismate lyase, with product MSHPALTQLRALRYFDQIPALEPQQLDWLLLEDSMTKRFEQQGKTVTVTLIQEGFVSGDEIASELPLLPQEPRYWLREILLCADGEPWLAGRTVVPESTLSGPELALQRLGKTPLGRYLFTSSELTRDFIEIGRDAELWGRRSRLRLSGKPLILTELFLPASPLY
- the ubiA gene encoding 4-hydroxybenzoate octaprenyltransferase — its product is MEWSLTQNKLLAYHRLMRTDKPIGALLLLWPTLWALWLATPGVPPLWILGVFVAGVWLMRAAGCVVNDYADRKFDGHVKRTAGRPLPSGQVTGKEARVLFIVLVLLSFLLVLTLNTMTILLSVAALALAWVYPFMKRYTHLPQVVLGAAFGWSIPMAFAAVSESLPLSCWLMFLANILWAVAYDTQYAMVDRDDDLKIGIKSTAILFGRQDKLIIGILQVAVLALMVAIGRLNGLNWEFYWSVLVAGLLFAYQQKLIAKRERDACFKAFMNNNYVGLVLFLGLAMSYFI